A genomic region of Magnetococcales bacterium contains the following coding sequences:
- a CDS encoding glycosyltransferase family protein: MKKTNSVLAILQARTSSSRLPGKVLRPLLGQPMLQRQIERIQRASLLDGLLVATSLKPEDDGVAKLCQETGLPCFRGSLEDVLDRYYQAACRHEPTHVVRLTGDCPLADPEVIDQVIRCHLKGGYDYTSNTFPATWPDGLDVEVIRFSALESAWQEARLPSEREHVTPFVRHAPDRFAIGHVRHTEDLSHWRWSVDYGEDFELISRIYEALHPQQPDFGTGKILELLAKDPQLAKINHHYTANDGWFKSLNEDEAFLAAKKPHQVS, from the coding sequence GTGAAAAAAACGAATTCGGTTTTGGCCATTTTGCAAGCCCGCACCTCCTCCAGCAGACTGCCGGGTAAAGTGCTGCGTCCCCTGCTCGGGCAACCGATGCTTCAGCGGCAGATTGAGCGAATCCAACGGGCAAGCCTTTTGGATGGGCTGCTGGTGGCGACGAGCCTGAAACCGGAAGATGATGGGGTGGCCAAGCTTTGTCAGGAAACTGGTCTTCCCTGCTTTCGCGGTAGCCTGGAGGATGTCCTCGACCGCTATTATCAGGCCGCCTGCCGCCATGAACCAACACACGTGGTGCGCTTGACCGGGGATTGTCCTCTGGCCGACCCTGAGGTGATCGACCAGGTGATCCGCTGTCACCTGAAGGGAGGGTATGACTACACCTCCAACACCTTTCCCGCCACTTGGCCCGATGGCTTGGATGTGGAGGTGATTCGATTTTCAGCCCTGGAGAGTGCCTGGCAGGAAGCGCGTCTGCCTTCGGAGCGGGAACATGTCACCCCCTTTGTCAGACACGCTCCCGACCGCTTTGCCATCGGCCATGTGCGACATACCGAAGATCTCTCTCACTGGCGTTGGAGTGTCGATTATGGGGAAGATTTCGAATTGATCAGCCGGATTTATGAGGCTCTCCATCCCCAGCAGCCCGATTTTGGTACTGGAAAGATTTTGGAACTCCTGGCGAAAGATCCCCAGCTGGCTAAAATCAATCATCACTACACCGCCAACGATGGCTGGTTTAAATCCTTGAACGAAGATGAAGCGTTTCTAGCCGCCAAGAAGCCTCACCAGGTATCATGA
- a CDS encoding aminotransferase class III-fold pyridoxal phosphate-dependent enzyme produces MKSNPRYKRSQELLKRATRTIPLGSQTFSKSHQQFPSGAAPLFLSHGQGGRVWDVDDNNYVDLICGLLPVVLGYRDPDVDAAIRKQLDRGICFSLATELEMELAERLVEIIPCAEGVRFGKNGSDATSGAIRLARGVTGRDRVAVCGYHGWQDWYIGSTSRDKGVPRAVSELTHRFVYNDLDDLNTLLKSHPGEFAAVIMEGINSEEPDPGYLASVKELTHQHGALFILDEVITGFRFALGGAQEMFEVTPDLACFGKSMANGMPLSAVVGRADLMAQMEEIFFSSTFGGETLSLAAAIAVVDKMKQGEVIKGLWAKGKRLAFGVQMLLDSSGLGELITLHGMSPWKLIAFHDHPQARAQAIRTLFIREMLENGILIGSSHNLCHAHDDDDLERVLKAWRNSLAVMFVELDTGKLEERLEGPVIEPVFTVRGGGGNPTAGR; encoded by the coding sequence ATGAAATCAAATCCCCGCTACAAGAGATCCCAGGAACTGCTGAAACGGGCCACCCGCACCATCCCCCTGGGTTCCCAGACCTTCAGTAAATCCCATCAACAGTTTCCCTCGGGAGCCGCACCCCTGTTTCTCAGCCATGGCCAGGGGGGGCGGGTGTGGGATGTGGATGACAACAACTATGTGGACCTCATCTGTGGATTGCTGCCGGTGGTGTTGGGCTATCGGGATCCGGATGTGGATGCCGCCATCCGTAAGCAGCTGGACCGGGGGATCTGCTTCAGTCTGGCGACGGAGCTGGAGATGGAGCTGGCGGAACGATTGGTGGAGATCATTCCCTGTGCCGAGGGGGTGCGGTTTGGCAAAAACGGTAGTGACGCCACCTCCGGGGCGATTCGCCTGGCACGGGGGGTGACCGGTCGGGATCGGGTGGCGGTGTGTGGCTATCACGGTTGGCAGGATTGGTATATCGGCTCCACCAGCCGGGACAAGGGGGTACCCCGGGCGGTATCGGAGTTGACCCACCGTTTTGTCTACAACGACCTGGACGATTTGAACACCTTGCTGAAATCTCATCCGGGGGAGTTTGCTGCGGTGATCATGGAGGGGATCAACAGCGAGGAGCCCGATCCGGGATATCTGGCGTCGGTCAAGGAGCTGACCCATCAACACGGGGCGCTCTTTATTCTGGATGAGGTTATCACCGGTTTTCGCTTTGCCCTGGGGGGAGCCCAGGAAATGTTTGAAGTGACCCCGGATCTGGCCTGCTTTGGCAAATCCATGGCCAACGGCATGCCTCTTTCAGCTGTGGTGGGGCGGGCTGACCTGATGGCCCAGATGGAGGAGATCTTTTTTTCCTCCACCTTTGGCGGCGAAACCCTCTCCCTGGCAGCCGCTATCGCCGTGGTGGATAAAATGAAACAGGGGGAGGTGATCAAGGGGTTGTGGGCCAAGGGGAAGCGTCTGGCTTTCGGAGTGCAAATGCTGTTGGACAGCTCCGGTTTGGGAGAGTTGATCACCCTCCACGGCATGTCCCCCTGGAAGCTGATCGCCTTTCACGATCATCCCCAGGCTCGGGCCCAGGCCATCCGGACCCTCTTTATCCGGGAGATGCTGGAAAACGGCATCCTGATCGGCAGCAGCCACAACCTCTGCCACGCCCACGATGATGACGATCTCGAACGGGTGTTGAAGGCTTGGCGAAATAGTCTCGCTGTGATGTTCGTGGAGCTGGATACGGGGAAGCTGGAAGAGCGCCTCGAAGGCCCGGTGATTGAGCCGGTCTTTACGGTTCGCGGTGGGGGGGGAAATCCCACGGCGGGCCGGTGA